A part of Apodemus sylvaticus chromosome 19, mApoSyl1.1, whole genome shotgun sequence genomic DNA contains:
- the LOC127669369 gene encoding olfactory receptor 14J1-like gives MKNITTVSGFLLMGLSDNHDLQILHALLFLVTYLFGSAGNFIIITITTLDPQLQSPMYYFLKHLSILDLSSLSVTVPQYVDSSLERSGYISYGQCMIQVFFFTALAWSEMAILTVMSYDRYVAICLPLHYEVIMSPRKCTWAVGAVWLSGSISGTLFATSVLSIRFCGDRIIHQFFCDVPQLLKLSCSNDYLAIMGVVNFVDVMAFVCFVGIFISYVHIFSTVLRMPSAESRSKVFSTCLPHLFVVSLFLSTGTFAYLNPTSDSPTALEFLFSIFYTVLPPTLNPVIYSLRNTTLKSVARKLLFNTKFAGWNH, from the coding sequence atgaaaaatataactACAGTGAGTGGATTTCTCCTCATGGGTTTGTCTGACAACCATGACCTGCAGATCTTGCATGCTTTGCTCTTCTTGGTGACATACCTATTTGGCTCAGCAGGGAacttcatcattatcaccatcacaacactggacccacagctccagtctcCAATGTATTACTTTCTGAAGCACCTTTCCATTCTGGACCTCTCATCTCTTTCTGTCACAGTTCCCCAGTATGTTGACAGTTCCCTGGAACGAAGTGGCTATATTTCATATGGACAGTGCATGATTCAGgtttttttcttcacagctttGGCCTGGAGTGAGATGGCCATTCTTACAGTGATgtcttatgaccgctatgtggccatctgccttCCACTGCACTATGAGGTCATCATGAGTCCCAGAAAGTGCACTTGGGCTGTGGGAGCTGTGTGGTTAAGTGGAAGCATCTCTGGAACTTTATTTGCAACAAGTGTACTCTCTATCAGATTCTGTGGTGACAGAATAATTCACCAATTCTTCTGTGATGTCCCCCAGTTGCTCAAGCTCTCCTGCTCTAATGATTACCTTGCAATAATGGGAGTGGTTAATTTCGTGGATGTAATGGCCTTTGTCTGCTTTGTTGGGATTTTCATCTCTTATGTCCACATATTCTCCACAGTTCTCAGGATGCCCTCTGCTGAAAGCAGATCCAAGGTCTTCTCTACttgccttccccatctctttgttgtctcattgtttctttctacagGAACCTTTGCATATCTAAATCCAACCTCAGACTCTCCAACTGCTTTAGAGTTTTTATTCTCTATCTTTTACACAGTACTACCTCCAACTCTCAACCCTGTTATTTACAGTCTGAGAAATACGACCCTAAAGAGTGTTGCAAGGAAGTTATTGTTTAATACAAAATTCGCTGGTTGGAATCATTAG